The following coding sequences lie in one Fusarium poae strain DAOMC 252244 chromosome 1, whole genome shotgun sequence genomic window:
- a CDS encoding hypothetical protein (TransMembrane:7 (o20-41i53-75o113-135i147-168o188-210i231-251o263-284i)), protein MEPRTSLAGNAGEMADLRSYNIEAFTLLGVAMLVTALRCGVRISTVGCKNLWADDYLVILAAGIYAIETGLAYSVGNVAFGLANNSITDERRASLQPDDPEYQIRVLGSKIQLALWATYSSLLWILKASMCTFYYRLTKDLEGYRTRVMIGFGLIITSFVVVQMNLLLSCSPFSQWWQIFPDPGAFCHAAISPSLIWTGLSFNLITDFYLIMIPMPMLWKAAMPWPQKAGLITLFSCGLFVTMAAVLRVVLLVSDPLNGPQLAASWAVRETFVAIMTTNIPMLFPSFKRWAVPIVERAGSSLSLNRSPLSTITDSRFSGALSLDVWKRRTRETFRFSTSGPTSPTIRKSDITVGFPYAMWDSPVTTPEKSKTRSSIIIQPLACHPVRTMVCVEAVRADQRLSTTSETSEASTVSWAETLVNSPRPQRSETVLPRVHQDGYSKFF, encoded by the exons ATGGAGCCCAGGACATCTCTTGCAGGAAATGCCGGAGAAATGGCAGATCTCAGGTCTTACAACATCGAGGCCTTTACGTTGCTTGGCGTCGCCATGTTGGTCACAGCCTTGAGATGTGGTGTGCGTATCAGCACGGTTGGATGCAAAAACCTCTGGGCAGATGACTATCTCGTCATCTTGGCTGCT GGTATCTATGCTATAGAGACAGGTTTGGCATATTCAGTTGGCAACGTTGCCTTTGGGCTGGCCAACAACTCCATCACGGACGAGCGACGGGCTTCTTTACAGCCAGACGATCCCGAGTACCAGATTCG TGTACTGGGCTCCAAGATTCAACTCGCTCTGTGGGCAACCTATTCCTCTCTTCTATGGATCCTCAAGGCATCCATGTGTACCTTCTACTACCGCTTAACAAAGGACCTTGAAGGATATCGAACCCGTGTCATGATCGGCTTTGGCTTGATCATTACATCTTTCGTGGTTGTCCAGATGAATCTGCTTCTCAGCTGCAGCCCTTTCAGCCAGTGGTGGCAGATCTTCCCAGACCCTGGTGCCTTCTGCCACGCTGCCATTTCACCCAGTCTGATATGGACAGGTCTTTCTTTCAACCTCATCACAGACTTTTACCTTATCATGATCCCCATGCCCATGCTTTGGAAGGCTGCTATGCCTTGGCCTCaaaaagccggtctcattaCGCTCTTTAGCTGCGGTTTGTTTGTTACCATGGCTGCTGTCCTTCGAGTTGTACTCCTCGTCTCC GACCCTCTCAATGGACCTCAGCTTGCTGCTTCTTGGGCAGTTCGCGAGACTTTTGTGGCTATAATGACTACGAACATCCCTATGTTGTTTCCGAGCTTCAAGAGATGGGCCGTTCCCATTGTTGAAAGAGCTGGTTCATCACTAAGTCTCAACCGTTCTCCTTTGAGCACCATCACTGACTCAAGGTTCTCTGGAGCTTTGTCTCTGGACGTTTGGAAACGGAGAACACGAGAAACATTTCGCTTTTCAACCAGTGGTCCTACTTCACCAACCATCAGAAAGAGCGATATCACAGTAGGCTTCCCTTACGCTATGTGGGATTCGCCCGTGACAACGCCTGAGAAATCAAAGACCAGATCTTCCATTATTATCCAGCCTCTTGCTTGTCATCCTGTTCGTACCATGGTTTGTGTCGAAGCAGTTCGCGCAGATCAACGGCTAAGCACTACGAGCGAAACAAGTGAGGCTTCCACGGTATCTTGGGCAGAAACATTGGTCAACTCTCCTCGACCACAGAGATCCGAAACTGTTCTTCCGCGTGTCCACCAAGATGGATACAGCAAATTTTTCTAA
- a CDS encoding hypothetical protein (BUSCO:27701at5125) translates to MATVSRMPVPVRRTDSDVSPKTIIPPQDSPRGDTKADYFPDSNTVDGSNTSVRASDDDSSAHKSSISFAPDPRPDRSSSRESNQKSTQNQDTMVQRKSSTGSVSFRRMTNPKLPQGMPQQMSNSRIRASSPDHKRFQKHVAFDNVPTGEPTKNNAISFTLNVRHMGYQARRRSRCFMVGVDEHAYSDYALQWLLEELVDDGDEVVCVRVVEKDMRYSNREYREDAQKVMRGILDRNGNNRAINIVLEYAVGKLHTTFQVLIQMYQPAMLIVGTRGRTLGGLQGLVNTRNSFSKYCLQYSPVPVVVVRPTEKRVKKKSKRANDSSRQTYVSMLAATSGKHEADSEASSTYELEIQNSPDEEAHQVARALGLPASFDPTIKPFNHGQALNVKSQGPATASSPGEATENRRLVKDDASAAGESDDDDDDDESDNDSGEFEVVSGQQALDQEKLKQLHKMEVGEAEALKKKVDDDLDDEDDTPSAQKGTDNKQGVSGDEGLEYADKDSHQQVKQSTTQPPRERVSRIPILCNSPRVTPNRFEDAGKVSQLSRIDKDGIELQQVDGCQDHATGPPESNRLRDIDSPEHSPEMDRGLMESETASGVIKDFDVEDGVIDESSGENNDTTNNSLGNENRLSAYTPVWEQRSSMDLEAQDQPGRVPRGGSGGEWNNENNANGNADGDRSMSLAACTCDGFLEVIVNCILECFGFF, encoded by the exons ATGGCCACCGTTTCTAGAATGCCTGTTCCAGTCAGGCGCACCGACTCTGACGTTTCTCCCAAAACCATTATACCACCACAAGACTCACCTCGGGGTGATACAAAGGCCGACTATTTCCCAGACTCAAACACAGTCGATGGATCCAATACTAGTGTTAGGGCCAGCGACGATGATTCCTCTGCGCACAAGTCGAGCATCTCATTTGCACCCGATCCACGACCCGATCGCAGCTCAAGCCGCGAGAGCAATCAAAAGTCAACACAGAACCAAGACACGATGGTCCAAAGGAAGTCCTCTACTGGCTCTGTTTCCTTTCGCCGAATGACCAATCCCAAATTGCCACAGGGAATGCCTCAGCAAATGAGCAATAGTCGCATACGTGCAAGCTCTCCTGATCATAAAAG GTTCCAGAAACATGTCGCATTCGACAATGTTCCAACCGGCGAACCGACCAAGAATAATGCCATTTCGTTCACGCTCAATGTTCGACACATGGGATACCAAGCTAGGCGCAGATCCCGGTGCTTCATGGTTGGAGTGGACGAGCATGCTTACTCTGATTATGCCTTGCAGTGGTTGCTGGAAGAGCTTGTCGATGACGGCGACGAAGTTGTGTGCGTACGCGTAGTCGAGAAGGACATGCGTTACTCGAATAGGGAATACCGGGAAGATGCTCAAAAGGTCATGCGGGGCATTCTTGACCGTAATGGCAATAACAGGGCCATCAACATTGTTCTGGAATACGCCGTTGGCAAATTGCATACAACCTTCCAAGTTCTG ATCCAGATGTACCAGCCTGCAATGCTCATTGTGGGAACCAGGGGACGTACGCTTGGTGGTCTACAAGGGCTCGTCAACACGCGCAATTCATTTTCCAAGTACTGCCTCCAATACTCACCTGTGCCTGTGGTTGTGGTTCGGCCTACAGAGAAGCGCGTTAAGAAAAAGTCTAAGAGGGCCAACGACTCTTCACGACAGACTTATGTGAGCATGCTGGCCGCGACTTCTGGAAAGCACGAAGCCGATAGTGAGGCAAGCAGCACTTACGAACTCGAGATTCAAAACTCtccagatgaagaagctcATCAAGTCGCACGCGCCTTGGGGTTGCCTGCATCTTTTGATCCTACGATCAAGCCATTCAACCATGGCCAGGCGCTTAACGTCAAATCACAAGGCCCTGCCACTGCCAGCTCACCCGGGGAGGCGACAGAGAACCGGCGATTGGTCAAGGATGATGCCAGTGCTGCTGGAGAaagcgatgatgatgatgatgacgacgaaagCGACAACGACTCTGGGGAATTTGAGGTTGTTAGTGGGCAACAAGCTCTGGATCAGGAGAAGCTGAAACAGCTCCACAAGATGGAGGTCGGTGAAGCAGAggcgttgaagaagaaggtggACGACGATTtagacgatgaagacgacaCCCCGTCGGCCCAGAAAG GGACAGACAATAAGCAGGGTGTAAGTGGGGATGAAGGTCTCGAATACGCCGACAAAGATTCACACCAGCAAGTCAAGCAATCAACTACTCAGCCTCCTCGGGAGAGGGTCTCCAGGATACCCATTTTGTGTAACTCCCCCCGCGTTACGCCAAACAGGTTCGAAGACGCAGGAAAGGTT AGCCAGCTGTCGAGAATTGATAAGGATGGAATCGAATTGCAGCAGGTAGACGGTTGCCAAGACCACGCGACCGGTCCTCCTGAGAGTAACCGGTTACGAGATATCGATTCTCCCGAGCACAGTCCTGAAATGGACAGAGGTCTTATGGAATCGGAGACGGCGAGTGGTGTGATAAAGGACTTTGACGTTGAAGATGGGGTCATAGATGAATCTTCCGGTGAGAATAACGATACAACGAACAACTCACTGGGAAATGAGAATCGTCTTTCAGCATACACGCCGGTATGGGAACAAAGGTCCAGCATGGATTTGGAGGCACAAGATCAACCTGGCCGCGTACCTAGAGGTGGAAGTGGAGGTGAATGGAACAATGAAAACAACGCCAATGGCAATGCTGATGGCGATAGGTCGATGAGCCTCGCAGCATGCACCTGCGATGGATTTTTGGAAGTCATAGTTAATTGTATCCT
- a CDS encoding hypothetical protein (TransMembrane:2 (i195-217o229-251i)~BUSCO:17327at5125): MATYQNGVAPARAIDDDSDVEEEALVAEYKEQVQYEDGDDLSRTTSLNLAQQTDDIQSRLVQAAQPLDFQAPLEAKFQSYDAYCSLFHFILNSEGPVDLEPPSYYWAWDVIDEFIYQFNSFSSYRMRIARQTTNEEERQALRENPNTWGCYSVLNVLYSLIQRSQITEQLGAMKRGEDPAAVAGDYGNKNLYKMLGYFSIIGLLRVHCLLGDFSLALKTLDDIELNKKAMFARVMAAHFTTYYYVGFSYMMQHRYADAIRMFSHILIYVSRTKNFQKSAQYDSITKKNEQMYALIAICVAFQPTRLDDTIHSALREKYGDQLLKLQRGGPESLPIFEELFRTACPKFISPVPPDFENPEANIDPVEHHLAVFMDEVKTNMWSPTIKSYLRLYTTMDLNKLAGFLEVKPEELRSWLLVTKQRTKQLRWQDQGLLDGELINVSDLDYALQGDLIHISEAKVGRKLVDWYLRNLSRTYN, encoded by the exons ATGGCTACTTACCAAAACGGCGTGGCTCCGGCCCGCGCCATCGATGACGACAGCGAcgttgaggaggaggctCTTGTGGCCGAGTACAAGGAGCAAGTTCAGTATGAGGATGGTGATGATCTCAGCCGTACCACCTCCCTGAACCTCGCCCAGCAGACCGACGACATCCAGAGCCGACTTGTCCAGGCTGCTCAGCCTCTCGATTTCCAGGCGCCCCTCGAGGCCAAGTTCCAGAGCTACGATGCCTACTGCAGCTTGTTCCACTTCATCCTGAACTCTGAGGGACCCGTCGATCTCGAGCCCCCTTCT TACTACTGGGCCTGGGATGTTATCGATGAGTTCATCTACCAGTTCAACTCTTTCTCCTCTTACCGAATGCGAATTGCCCGCCAAACAACCAACGAGGAGGAGCGTCAGGCTCTCCGTGAGAACCCCAACACCTGGGGTTGCTACAGCGTTCTCAACGTCCTGTACTCTCTCATCCAGCGATCTCAGATCACCGAGCAGCTTGGTGCCATGAAGCGTGGAGAGGACCCTGCAGCTGTTGCCGGCGACTACGGCAACAAGAACCTTTACAAGATGTTGGGTTACTTCTCCATCATTGGTCTTCTCCGAGTCCACTGTCTCCTTGGTGACTTTAGCCTGGCACTCAAGACACTCGACGACATTGAGCTTAATAAGAAGGCCATGTTCGCCCGTGTTATGGCTGCCCACTTCACCACCTACTACTATGTTGGTTTCTCTTACATGATGCAGCACCGCTACGCCGATGCCATCCGCATGTTCAGCCACATCCTCATCTACGTCTCAAGGACCAAGAACTTCCAGAAGAGCGCCCAGTACGACTCTatcaccaagaagaacgagCAGATGTACGCTCTCATCGCCATCTGTGTCGCTTTCCAGCCTACTCGCCTGGACGACACCATCCACAGCGCCCTCCGCGAGAAGTACGGCGaccagcttctcaagctccaGCGCGGTGGACCGGAGTCCCTCCCCATCTTTGAGGAGCTCTTCCGCACAGCGTGCCCCAAGTTCATCTCCCCCGTTCCCCCAGACTTTGAGAACCCCGAGGCCAACATCGACCCTGTCGAGCACCACCTCGCTGTCTTCATGGACGAGGTCAAGACCAACATGTGGAGCCCCACCATCAAGTCTTACCTCCGCCTTTACACCACCATGGACCTCAACAAACTTGCTGGTTTCCTCGAGGTGAAGCCCGAGGAGCTTCGATCATGGCTCCTGGTTACCAAGCAGCGAACTAAGCAATTGCGTTGGCAGGATCAGGGTCTGCTTGACGGTGAGCTTATCAACGTCAGCGACCTTGACTATGCTCTCCAAGGC GACCTTATTCATATCTCAGAGGCCAAGGTGGGACGAAAGCTTGTGGACTGGTATCTCCGAAACCTGTCCCGCACCTATAACTGA
- a CDS encoding hypothetical protein (TransMembrane:1 (i364-385o)~BUSCO:3158at5125), whose protein sequence is MPVVTPDKLASLQRQSSDIRNICILAHVDHGKTSLTDALLATNGIISPKLAGKIRYLDSRPDEQTRGITMESSAISLYFAMRRKAAPDAEPENKEYLVNLIDSPGHIDFSSEVSTASRLCDGAVVLVDAVEGVCSQTVTVLRQTWTEKLKPLLVINKIDRLVTELKMTPGEAYIHLNKLLEQVNAVLGSFFQGERMEEDLNWRERMEERVNAATAAKESAIADQVSDSGEIHFEERDDEDIYFAPEKNNVIFSSAIDGWAFTCRQFAAMYEKKLGIKRGIMEKVLWGNFYLDPKTKKILGPKHLKGRNLKPLFVQLVLEPVWTVYQATVGGDNGQGDRELLEKVTKSLGIKITLHMLKSRDQKLLMNTVFAGWLPLSTALLVSVIESLPSPPAAQAARLPEILEESPGADHIDQTIKDSMISFKHEKSDPVVAYVSKMVSIPESELPENKRRAGTQMSGEEARELARKKRAEAARAQAAAGENGVESMVTSMDAINLDDYAPELEEKKVDPEHLIGFARIYSGTLSVGDKLYVIPPKWSPAEPDAEPAPQEVTVTALYMLMGRNLEALESVPAGCVFGIGGLEGKILKSGTLCSRREGAVNLAGVTMLGKPIVRVALEPVNPADLDKMIQGLKLLVQSDPCAEYELLSSGEHVLLTAGELHLERCLTDLQERFALCEIQPGAPIVPYRETIVRAEEMRPPVNKELGRGAVVATTSSKQVTITLRVLPIPEKVTDFLVKNGDAVKKVYDRKAEMGEEGEEIIAEADVAAGSTLSVEDFKKQLKEKLEKGKGREVWKDCIDKIVAFGPRRTGPNLLIDSTADGIFARAFAPEKAVETAPRADESLHPSHLTDKISYAFQLASAQGPLCNEPIQGVAVFVEDVTLNLAEDDSSARDKLGRLTGELIRTFQSSLRAGFLDWSPRLMLAMYSVEIQASTEVLGRVYDVLTRRRGRVNAELMKEGTPFFTIQALVPVAESFGFADEMRKRTSGAAQPQLIFAGFEILDEDPFWVPFTEDDLEDLGEFGDKENVAKRYMDVVRKKKGLLVEGRNVATDAEKQKTLKR, encoded by the exons ATGCCTGTCGTCACCCCAGACAAGCTGGCAAGTCTGCAAAGACAATCCAGTGATATTCGAAAT ATTTGCATCTTGGCCCACGTTGACCATGGCAAAACTTCACTTACTGATGCTCTGCTCGCCACAAATGGCATCATCTCACCAAAGCTGGCGGGAAAGATTCGATACCTTGACTCCAGACCTGATGAGCAGACTCGAGGAATCACAATGGAGTCGTCCGCCATCTCACTTTACTTCGCCATGCGTCGGAAAGCAGCCCCCGACGCTGAGCCTGAGAATAAGGAGTACCTCGTCAACCTGATTGATTCACCAGGTCACATCGATTTCAGTTCAGAAGTCTCCACAGCCTCAAGACTGTGTGATGGTGCTGTTGTGCTTGTCGATGCTGTTGAAGGAGTCTGCAGTCAAACAGTCACTGTACTTCGCCAAACATGGACCGAGAAGTTAAAGCCTCTTCTCGTCATTAACAAGATCGATCGACTCGTTACAGAACTGAAGATGACACCGGGAGAGGCATACATTCATTTGAACAAGCTCTTGGAACAAGTAAACGCTGTGTTGGGAAGCTTTTTCCAGGGTGAACGTATGGAAGAGGATCTTAACTGGAGAGAGAGAATGGAGGAGCGAGTCAACGCAGCGACAGCAGCCAAGGAATCAGCAATTGCCGATCAGGTCAGCGATTCAGGAGAAATCCATTTTGAGGAAAGAGACGACGAGGACATTTACTTTGCTcccgagaagaacaacgTTATTTTCAGCAGCGCTATCGACGGTTGGGCCTTTACTTGCAGACAATTCGCCGCCATGTATGAGAAAAAGCTGGGTATCAAGCGTGGTATCATGGAAAAGGTCCTATGGGGCAACTTCTACTTGGACCCCAAGACGAAAAAGATCTTGGGCCCCAAGCATTTGAAGGGAAGGAACCTGAAGCCTTTGTTTGTGCAGCTGGTGCTTGAGCCAGTATGGACAGTATACCAGGCAACAGTAGGAGGTGACAATGGCCAAGGAGACAGGGAACTGCTGGAAAAGGTTACCAAGTCTCTCGGCATCAAGATCACTCTTCATATGCTCAAGTCTCGCGACCAGAAGCTTCTCATGAACACCGTCTTCGCAGGCTGGCTTCCTCTGTCAACAGCACTACTTGTTTCCGTTATCGAGTCCCTTCCATCACCTCCAGCCGCTCAGGCTGCACGACTTCCCGAAATACTGGAGGAATCACCAGGAGCTGACCATATTGATCAAACCATCAAGGACTCCATGATTTCTTTCAAGCACGAAAAATCCGACCCCGTCGTTGCCTACGTCAGTAAAATGGTGTCGATTCCTGAGAGCGAACTTCCTGAGAACAAGCGACGTGCTGGGACTCAGATGAGCGGCGAAGAGGCTCGAGAACTTGCACGCAAGAAGAGAGCCGAGGCAGCCAGAGCTCAGGCCGCGGCTGGTGAAAACGGCGTTGAGAGCATGGTGACTTCAATGGATGCCATCAACCTCGATGACTATGCTCCCGAGctggaagagaaaaaggtCGACCCTGAGCATCTCATTGGATTTGCTCGTATTTACTCGGGAACTCTGTCTGTTGGTGACAAGCTCTACGTTATCCCTCCCAAATGGTCACCCGCTGAGCCCGATGCTGAGCCCGCGCCTCAAGAAGTTACTGTCACTGCGCTTTACATGCTTATGGGACGAAACCTGGAGGCACTTGAATCGGTTCCTGCCGGTTGCGTCTTTGGTATTGGTGGTCTTGAGGGCAAGATTCTGAAGTCTGGAACATTGTGCAGTCGTCGTGAAGGCGCTGTCAACCTTGCAGGTGTCACCATGCTGGGCAAGCCTATAGTTCGTGTTGCACTCGAGCCTGTAAACCCTGCCGATCTTGACAAGATGATTCAAGGTTTGAAGCTCCTCGTGCAAAGTGACCCCTGTGCGGAGTATGAGCTTCTGTCCAGCGGCGAGCATGTCTTGTTGACTGCTGGTGAACTGCATCTTGAACGATGCTTGACTGATCTGCAGGAACGATTTGCACTCTGTGAGATTCAACCCGGTGCTCCAATTGTTCCCTACCGGGAGACAATTGTCCGAGCTGAAGAGATGCGGCCACCAGTGAACAAGGAGTTGGGACGTGGCGCAGTTGTTGCCACAACCAGCTCCAAGCAAGTCACAATAACCCTTCGTGTATTACCAATCCCTGAAAAGGTCACCGATTTCCTGGTGAAGAACGGTGATGCAGTCAAGAAAGTCTATGACCGCAAGGCAGAGATGGGAGAGGAAGGCGAAGAAATCATTGCCGAAGCTGACGTCGCAGCAGGCAGCACCCTGTCTGTGGAGGACTTTAAAAAGCAACTTAAAGAGAAGCTAGAGAAGGGCAAGGGCAGGGAGGTCTGGAAGGACTGCATAGACAAAATTGTGGCTTTCGGACCCCGACGAACCGGACCCAATCTCCTTATCGATTCTACTGCGGACGGTATCTTTGCCCGGGCTTTTGCTCCCGAGAAGGCTGTTGAGACCGCTCCTCGCGCCGATGAATCTCTTCACCCTAGTCATCTCACTGACAAGATCTCCTACGCCTTCCAGCTTGCTTCAGCTCAAGGTCCGCTGTGCAATGAGCCCATTCAAGGCGTTGCTGTTTTCGTCGAGGACGTTACTCTCAACCTCGCCGAAGACGATTCCTCCGCTCGTGATAAACTCGGACGTCTGACGGGTGAACTTATCAGGACTTTCCAATCCTCCCTTCGCGCGGGATTCCTGGATTGGTCTCCCCGTCTTATGCTTGCTATGTACAGTGTCGAGATCCAAGCGTCCACCGAGGTCCTCGGTCGTGTATACGACGTTCTGACTCGTCGTCGCGGCCGCGTCAACGCCGAGCTGATGAAAGAGGGTACACCCTTCTTTACAATCCAAGCCCTGGTCCCTGTGGCCGAGAGTTTTGGTTTTGCGGACGAGATGCGCAAGCGTACCAGTGGCGCAGCCCAGCCGCAGCTTATTTTTGCGGGCTTCGAGATCCTAGACGAAGATCCCTTCTGGGTCCCCTTCACGGAAGACGATCTGGAGGACCTTGGCGAGTTTGGTGATAAGGAGAACGTGGCGAAGCGTTACATGGATGTTgtaaggaagaagaaggggtTGCTTGTCGAGGGAAGAAATGTAGCTACGGATGCAGAAAAGCAAAAGACGCTGAAGAGGTAG